In Candidatus Poribacteria bacterium, the following are encoded in one genomic region:
- a CDS encoding HAD-IA family hydrolase, producing the protein MSQLKMPVRTLIFDFDYTLVDSARGTIDGVNFAFEKMGLPIASDDAVRRTIGLSLPDILMALAGDAYSKRVDEFTRLFFQRADETMVALAEFYAEAPQTVKALRGLGIQLAIVSQKTRRYIQPILEKENLLEAFEVIVGGGDATYKPDPEGLLLAVAQTGSVPANCLYVGDSVTDAETARRAGIAFIAVLSGVTPRAAFEDYDVYTILEDVSGLLDLEFLISSQTRSSNAK; encoded by the coding sequence TTGAGCCAATTGAAGATGCCCGTCCGAACACTCATATTCGATTTTGACTACACGCTGGTGGATTCAGCGCGAGGCACAATTGATGGTGTCAATTTCGCGTTTGAAAAAATGGGTTTGCCGATCGCTTCTGATGACGCGGTGCGTCGGACAATTGGTTTGTCGTTACCGGATATACTGATGGCGTTAGCAGGAGACGCATACTCTAAACGTGTCGATGAATTTACCCGTTTATTTTTTCAACGCGCTGATGAGACGATGGTTGCGTTGGCGGAGTTTTATGCAGAGGCACCACAGACAGTGAAAGCGTTACGGGGGCTTGGTATTCAACTCGCCATCGTTTCTCAGAAAACTCGTCGCTACATTCAACCGATTCTTGAGAAAGAGAACCTATTAGAGGCGTTTGAAGTCATCGTTGGTGGTGGGGACGCAACGTATAAGCCAGATCCTGAAGGGTTGCTGCTGGCGGTTGCCCAAACAGGTAGCGTTCCCGCAAATTGCCTCTACGTTGGAGACAGTGTAACGGATGCTGAAACTGCCCGACGCGCCGGTATTGCGTTTATCGCTGTGCTATCGGGTGTCACACCACGAGCAGCTTTCGAGGATTACGATGTCTACACGATTCTTGAAGATGTGTCTGGATTATTGGATTTAGAATTTTTGATAAGTTCGCAAACAAGGAGTTCTAATGCCAAATAG
- a CDS encoding ATP-binding protein, whose protein sequence is MSEKTRNQEELFIQLLEKADNLLTHLGGSSVQSSSAMLDAQLDDYIAFRWRSQNGLGHLIPVKHPNLVGLSDLIGIERQEKELDRNTRQFLQGLPANHVLLWGDRGTGKSSLVKGMLARYVDDGLRLIGVSKEGLVHLQEMGEVLWERPERYILFCDDLAFSEDEPEYRELKAMLEGGISACPDNVLIYATSNRRHLMPRQVRDNRYPQNDEDELYPREATEEKVSLSDRFGLRLAFQRISQDTYLQIVSHYAQKQGLSVPTKALHRTALEWEASSSGRSGRVAYQFVMDLAGRLALSKASSSQ, encoded by the coding sequence ATGTCTGAAAAAACGCGAAACCAAGAAGAACTTTTTATACAACTGCTGGAGAAGGCAGATAACTTATTGACCCACTTGGGGGGATCCTCGGTTCAATCGTCGAGTGCGATGCTTGATGCCCAACTCGATGACTATATCGCTTTTCGATGGCGATCACAGAATGGATTGGGGCATCTTATTCCCGTTAAACATCCGAACCTTGTGGGGCTATCGGATTTGATCGGAATAGAGAGACAGGAGAAGGAACTTGATAGAAACACACGTCAGTTTCTACAGGGTCTGCCCGCTAATCACGTCCTGTTGTGGGGGGACCGCGGCACGGGTAAATCTTCACTCGTCAAGGGGATGCTGGCGCGCTATGTTGACGATGGACTTCGGTTAATCGGTGTCAGCAAAGAGGGACTTGTCCATCTCCAAGAGATGGGTGAAGTGCTGTGGGAGCGTCCCGAACGGTATATACTTTTCTGTGACGATCTCGCCTTCAGCGAAGATGAACCTGAGTATCGCGAGTTGAAAGCGATGTTGGAGGGTGGAATCTCTGCTTGCCCAGACAACGTCCTAATCTATGCCACCTCGAACCGTCGGCACTTGATGCCGCGACAGGTCCGCGACAATCGATACCCCCAAAATGACGAGGATGAGTTGTATCCGAGAGAGGCGACAGAGGAAAAGGTCTCGTTGAGTGACCGTTTTGGGCTGCGTCTTGCTTTCCAACGGATTTCACAGGATACCTATTTGCAGATTGTCTCCCATTATGCACAGAAACAGGGGCTATCGGTTCCGACGAAAGCGCTGCACCGAACCGCGTTGGAATGGGAGGCATCTTCAAGTGGACGTTCAGGGCGCGTCGCGTATCAGTTCGTTATGGATCTCGCGGGACGGTTGGCACTTTCTAAAGCGTCGTCCAGCCAATAG
- a CDS encoding alpha-keto acid decarboxylase family protein — MPNRQPTIGEYLLKKLESYGIDHIFGIPGDYVVQFFDLIEQSPIQTIGTTREETAGFAADAYARMNGMGAACVTYGVGGLSMINAVTAAYAEKSPLVVISGSPGMKERTEGALLHHKGKDFYTQQRIYDEITVASALLDEPFTAFNEIDRVLDAVYWHKRPGYIELPRDMVGMEGALYQRPSTGTHQSDSETLDAALTNAIALINQSENPVILAGTELHRFGFRDKLLRLAEEKQIPVVTTLLGKSVMPEAHPLYLGIYGGAMGRAEITMLVETSDCTIMLGAFMTDVNLGIYTANLARSRSVYAISDKITVGYSTYEDVTFKDFIDGLCSPQLDKRPETNLEWVLEVADPFVMVPDQALTVQRLFQQLNQFLRDDLMVIPDVGDCLWGAADLRLPEHTEFISQAYYTSMGFAIPAAVGAQLSKPNARPVVIVGDGAFQMTGTELSTTIRYGLNPIVLILNNKGYGTIRPLAEGPFNNIENWNYTLVPELFGAGRAFSVQTEGEFDAAMKTALIETQHFVLIEAAIDKLDMSPALTRLAEQVSEKV; from the coding sequence ATGCCAAATAGACAACCTACTATTGGTGAGTACCTTCTAAAAAAATTAGAAAGTTACGGTATTGACCACATCTTCGGCATCCCTGGCGATTATGTAGTCCAGTTCTTTGATCTGATTGAGCAGAGTCCAATTCAGACCATCGGCACGACCCGCGAAGAGACAGCAGGATTTGCGGCAGATGCCTATGCACGCATGAACGGCATGGGGGCGGCGTGTGTGACGTATGGTGTCGGTGGTTTATCTATGATTAACGCTGTCACTGCTGCCTACGCTGAAAAATCACCACTCGTTGTCATTAGCGGTAGTCCAGGGATGAAGGAACGTACCGAGGGTGCCCTTTTGCACCATAAAGGTAAAGATTTTTACACACAGCAGCGTATCTATGACGAGATAACGGTTGCATCAGCACTCCTTGACGAACCTTTTACCGCCTTTAACGAGATAGACAGAGTATTGGATGCCGTCTATTGGCACAAACGCCCTGGTTATATTGAATTGCCACGGGATATGGTCGGTATGGAAGGGGCACTCTACCAGCGCCCCTCAACGGGCACTCACCAAAGTGACTCGGAAACGTTGGATGCTGCTTTAACTAATGCCATTGCGCTCATAAATCAATCCGAAAATCCAGTCATTTTAGCCGGGACTGAACTGCATAGATTCGGATTTCGAGACAAATTACTTCGGCTTGCAGAAGAAAAACAGATTCCAGTGGTGACAACACTGTTGGGCAAATCCGTGATGCCGGAAGCGCATCCGCTCTACTTGGGTATTTATGGTGGCGCGATGGGCAGAGCAGAAATCACAATGCTCGTTGAAACTTCCGATTGTACTATTATGCTTGGTGCCTTCATGACCGATGTCAACCTTGGGATTTACACGGCAAACCTTGCGCGAAGCCGTAGTGTCTATGCCATCTCGGATAAAATCACAGTCGGTTATTCCACTTATGAAGATGTTACTTTCAAAGATTTTATCGATGGCTTGTGTTCTCCGCAACTCGACAAACGCCCCGAAACCAACTTGGAATGGGTACTGGAAGTGGCAGACCCCTTTGTGATGGTCCCTGACCAAGCGTTAACTGTACAACGCTTGTTCCAACAACTCAATCAATTTCTGCGTGATGACCTAATGGTTATCCCCGATGTTGGAGACTGCCTTTGGGGTGCTGCGGATTTACGTCTGCCGGAACACACGGAATTTATTTCTCAAGCCTATTATACCTCAATGGGGTTTGCAATTCCTGCCGCTGTTGGCGCGCAACTCAGCAAACCGAATGCCCGACCAGTCGTGATCGTCGGAGATGGTGCATTCCAAATGACCGGCACCGAGTTGTCAACAACGATCCGCTATGGACTCAATCCGATCGTTCTGATTTTAAACAATAAGGGGTATGGCACCATTCGCCCGCTCGCTGAAGGCCCCTTTAACAATATAGAGAATTGGAACTATACACTTGTGCCAGAACTCTTCGGTGCAGGAAGGGCATTTTCTGTTCAGACCGAGGGGGAATTTGACGCTGCTATGAAGACCGCGCTTATCGAGACGCAACATTTTGTCCTGATTGAGGCAGCAATTGACAAATTAGACATGTCGCCTGCGCTTACTCGGTTGGCAGAACAGGTGTCTGAGAAAGTTTGA